In the genome of Oryzias melastigma strain HK-1 linkage group LG19, ASM292280v2, whole genome shotgun sequence, the window GATGTCCTCCTGCTGATGTTCTCCTCCTTGCGTCCTCCTTCTGAGCCTCCTCCAGCAGATCTCCGgctctgacctttttttttttttttaaactttattaacaaacatCATAGTACAAACAAGTGAATGTCTCGGGACATTAAAATGTGTAGAAATAgtagaaaagcaaacaaatgatcaaaaatcACATTAGTTTCAACagtcttgttgttgttgtcgtcgttgttgttgttgtcgtcGTTGTTGACTGATTCTACAATGCTGGACTCCAGGTTTGGAGTTGGACGTTTGGCTTCATGATCAAAAGCCGCTGACCTGCGTCTCCTCGCAGGTTCTATGATCCAGctgaggagcagtgaggaggaggagggctgcTGGGAAATCTCGGCGCTCCGACAGGCGGCGCTCCAAAACGATGCCCGCCTCCTGGAGGAGATGCTGTGCCAGGAGGTGTACAGGAAGGTCCTGAACTGCAGAGGCGGCTGGGGCGTGGCGGCGACGCCGCTGCACGCCGCTGTGTCCCGAGGTCACCTGGGCTGCCTGCAGGTGCTGCTGGGCCACGGCGCGCTGGTGGACTGCGTGGACGTGAAGGCGCAGACGCCGCTCTTCGCCGCCGTTCGTGGGAAGTACCTGGACTGCGTGTTGACGCTCCTCCGAGCCGGCGCCGACCCCAACGGGAACCCGTCCAACAACTGCTCGCCAGTGCTGAGCGCGGCGCGAGAGGGGGACGTGGAGATCCTGCGGCAGCTGCTGATCCACGGCGCCGAGGTCAACTCGCGCTCCAAGGTGTTGCTGTGGACCTGCAGCGCCAGGGTGTCCAGCGGGCCGCTGTACCTGGCCGCCGTGTACGGTCACATGGACTGCttcaagctgctgctgcagttcgGCGCAGACCCCGACTACAACTGCGCAGACGTGCAGCTGAGGAGCTCCGGCAAGCAGCCCAAAACCGTGCTGGAGATGTGTCTGCGGCACGGCTGCGGCGTGGAGTACGTGCAGCTGCTGATCGACTTCGGCGCCAACGTCTACCTGCCCACGCTCATCATCGAGAAGTCCACCAAGCAGAACGAGGcggtggagctgctgctgcaggagcgAGGTGTGGaggggttctggttctggtttcacTGGGCTGTAGAAGTCTGTGACGTTTGATGGGTCTGCGCTTCTTTCATCAGAATCTTTCAGTCCTGAAACCAGAACCAcagagggggcgtggcctcacCCGTCCTGTCCTGACTGAAACTCTCCTTCCTCCTCAGGAACGCCGAAAGCTCTGACGTCTCAGTGCCGGCTGGCCGTGCGGCGGTACCTGAAGAAGATCAACCGGATCCAGAGcatccagctgctgcagatgcCCACCAGTCTGCAGAACTTCCTCCAGCATGAAGCCCAGCTGTAGAGGAGCCGCAGGCTCtgcctggttctggttctgttgggATTAAAGGAGTGGAAACGGGCTGTAGTCTGTTCTGATCCGTCAAATGGTGGTTGATCCGTGTTGACCCACCCAGCAGAGTCGCTGTGGGCGGAACCAGCTGTGAATGATTCTGTTCAATTCACAgtggggggcggagcttaagGAAAGAGCAAACTAAgaataaatattcagtcaaaCATGCTCAGCAGCACCATGGGGGGTCTGCACACACCTGTAGCTAGAACACCGGGACGGGTCTACCTGAACACTGGACGGGTCTACCAGAACACCGGGACGGGTCTACCAGAACACCGGGACGGGTCTACCAGAACACCCGGACGGGTCTACCAGAACACTGAACGGGTCTACCAGAACACCGAGACGGGTCTACCAGAACACTGAACGGGTCTACCAGAACACTGAACGGGTCTACCAGAACACTGAACGGGTCTACCAGAACAACTGTCATGTTCAGACAATCCAAagtttttacagaaacattaaaagaaacaatcgaGAAATCGTAAAGATGTGaccattaaaatagtttaaatgatctttctttaaacttaaataaagtaaaaagaacaaattgaAACCAAACAGTACGGATGTAAACCTCTGAATCCATACCAGTCAAATCCAGCTGAGAACAGGTTTAGGTGGATTTAAAGTGTTTGAGCTGATCTAAGGTTCTCTCTCCTCTTGGGGGGGGGTTACCATTACAGTACcaataaccccccccccccacccccacacagaaaacatgaattcattcata includes:
- the LOC112141368 gene encoding ankyrin repeat and SOCS box protein 12: MIQLRSSEEEEGCWEISALRQAALQNDARLLEEMLCQEVYRKVLNCRGGWGVAATPLHAAVSRGHLGCLQVLLGHGALVDCVDVKAQTPLFAAVRGKYLDCVLTLLRAGADPNGNPSNNCSPVLSAAREGDVEILRQLLIHGAEVNSRSKVLLWTCSARVSSGPLYLAAVYGHMDCFKLLLQFGADPDYNCADVQLRSSGKQPKTVLEMCLRHGCGVEYVQLLIDFGANVYLPTLIIEKSTKQNEAVELLLQERGTPKALTSQCRLAVRRYLKKINRIQSIQLLQMPTSLQNFLQHEAQL